AGGCTAGATTAGAAGCATTAGCGTGATGGAGACTCTCCCGACTGTGGAAACCTTGCGTGTTTCTGGCAAGTCCAGGCCCAACGCGGTTGCTGGGGCTATCGCTGCCCTGCTGCGCGCGCAGGGGCGGGCCGAGGTCAACGCCATCGGCCCGGCGGCGGTCAACCAGGCGGTCAAGGCTCTGG
The window above is part of the Deinococcus metallilatus genome. Proteins encoded here:
- a CDS encoding stage V sporulation protein S, which produces METLPTVETLRVSGKSRPNAVAGAIAALLRAQGRAEVNAIGPAAVNQAVKALAIARGYLEGNGLDLAVQPAFVTLDVADEERTAMTFRVWAVRPNSHSP